In a single window of the Cydia pomonella isolate Wapato2018A chromosome 2, ilCydPomo1, whole genome shotgun sequence genome:
- the LOC133534838 gene encoding histidine-rich glycoprotein-like, translating into MKITVIAGLLALAIVSSRARNVSDLKGDQNVSAEVGAILGDDLAGAGTEARDQAVAGTEHKHKPKDSHHEAGGGHEHKEHHHKEDGEKGDKGYKSHHHHDKAEHGHHEKHHHEGHHGEHGGHKKKHHDEHDHHGEHHEAAHGHKGGKFGHKKGHKKGSKTTGFHHKSHKDEYHKEHKFYDDFHKGGHHHKHGDFHGHHDKKEGHHKKGGHHEKGHHEKHHGKKGHHDKGHYDEDHKGHKGHHGHEEHHAHHHDHGKKGGHAGGKEHGYSHHKKG; encoded by the coding sequence ATGAAAATCACAGTAATAGCAGGGCTTTTAGCCTTGGCCATCGTTTCATCACGGGCAAGGAACGTAAGCGATTTGAAAGGCGATCAAAATGTGAGTGCGGAGGTGGGTGCCATACTGGGAGACGATTTAGCGGGCGCCGGGACCGAAGCTCGCGACCAGGCGGTCGCGGGCACCGAGCACAAACATAAGCCCAAGGACAGCCACCACGAGGCAGGCGGCGGCCACGAACACAAGGAGCATCACCACAAAGAGGACGGGGAAAAGGGCGACAAGGGATACAAGTCTCACCACCATCACGACAAGGCCGAGCACGGACACCACGAAAAGCACCACCACGAGGGCCACCACGGCGAGCACGGTGGACACAAGAAGAAGCACCACGACGAGCATGACCACCACGGAGAGCACCACGAGGCGGCTCACGGGCACAAGGGCGGCAAGTTCGGACACAAGAAGGGCCACAAGAAGGGCTCCAAGACCACCGGCTTCCACCACAAGTCGCACAAGGACGAGTACCACAAGGAGCACAAGTTCTATGACGACTTCCACAAGGGCGGCCACCACCACAAGCACGGAGACTTCCACGGCCACCACGACAAGAAGGAAGGCCACCACAAGAAGGGCGGCCACCACGAGAAGGGCCACCACGAGAAGCACCATGGCAAGAAGGGCCACCACGACAAGGGCCACTACGATGAGGACCATAAGGGGCACAAGGGCCACCACGGCCACGAGGAGCACCACGCGCACCACCACGACCACGGCAAGAAGGGCGGCCACGCCGGCGGCAAGGAGCATGGATACAGCCACCACAAAAAGGGCTAA
- the LOC133534839 gene encoding LOW QUALITY PROTEIN: eukaryotic translation initiation factor 3 subunit K (The sequence of the model RefSeq protein was modified relative to this genomic sequence to represent the inferred CDS: inserted 1 base in 1 codon) — MAETMKQTVASILKSIERYNPANLQTLERYVDMQSRENTYDLEANLAVLKLYQFNPEKFNADITCQILLKALTNFPHTDFTLCKCLLLESVPENETISQIKYLADILEQCDFAQFWNRVHQMPELCNRISGFHDSIRKFVCHVVGITFQTIEKNNLANLLGGIDDVTLKHWVKKYGWRDDGNLIFIANQDENIKTKNITEKXEFDHLAPLMALL, encoded by the exons ATGGCAGAAACAATGAAACAAACTGTCGCCAGTATACTGAAAAGTATAGAACG aTATAATCCTGCGAATCTGCAGACTCTGGAACGCTATGTTGATATGCAGTCTCGGGAAAACACGTACGATCTGGAAGCGAATCTGGCAGTGCTGAAGTTGTACCAGTTTAATCCGGAGAAATTCAATGCCGATATTACCTGCCAGATTCTTCTGAAGGCATTGACGAACTTCCCGCATActgattttactttatgcaagTGTTTACTTCTTGAATCAGTG CCTGAAAACGAGACAATatcacaaatcaagtatttagcTGACATCCTGGAGCAGTGTGACTTCGCCCAATTCTGGAACCGTGTGCACCAGATGCCAGAGCTGTGCAACCGCATCAGCGGCTTCCACGATTCCATCCGCAAGTTTGTCTGCCATGTTGTGGGCATCACCTTCCAGACTATTGAGAAGAACAACTTGGCCAATTTGCTTGGTGGCATTGATG ATGTTACTCTAAAACACTGGGTTAAGAAATATGGATGGCGGGATGATGGCAACCTAATTTTCATTGCCAATCAAGATGAAAATATCAAGACAAAGAATATCACTGAAA TTGAGTTTGACCATCTTGCTCCGCTCATGGCTCTCTTGTAA
- the LOC133534837 gene encoding histidine-rich glycoprotein-like, whose protein sequence is MRRGRDVLAGGFTVQPATKSHNINASRTLRQSVHTQVSIIQQEFLKTTKMRTLVALAALGCVMVVCSGRELGQKETDLVAAASHHKGHHHEEGGGKEHHEHHHHEHGEKGHKGHKGHHHHHKGEHGHHGKHHHEGHHEEHGGGHKKHWDEHDHHGKHHEHGHHHKGGKHGHKKHHDKGEETEGYHKKYHKDEYHKDHHFYDDHHKEGKHHKHGHHHGHHEKKGGGHKKGGHHHSGHHEHHHGKKGHHDKHHYDEDHKGHKGHHGHEEHHHHHHDHGKKGGHEDHKHWGFHHGKH, encoded by the coding sequence ATGCGGCGCGGCCGCGACGTCCTTGCCGGTGGTTTCACCGTGCAACCCGCAACAAAATCTCATAATATAAATGCCTCTCGGACACTCAGACAATCAGTACACACCCAGGTTTCAATCATTCAACAAGAGTTCCTCAAAACGACCAAAATGAGGACGCTGGTCGCCCTAGCCGCACTGGGGTGCGTGATGGTCGTTTGTTCCGGCCGCGAGCTAGGCCAGAAAGAAACCGACCTAGTCGCCGCCGCAAGCCACCACAAGGGCCACCATCACGAGGAAGGTGGCGGCAAGGAGCACCACGAGCACCACCACCACGAGCACGGCGAGAAGGGCCACAAGGGACACAAGGGCCATCACCACCACCACAAGGGCGAGCACGGCCATCACGGCAAGCACCACCACGAGGGCCACCACGAGGAGCACGGCGGTGGCCACAAGAAGCACTGGGACGAGCACGACCACCACGGCAAACACCACGAGCATGGCCACCACCACAAGGGCGGCAAGCACGGCCACAAGAAACACCACGACAAGGGCGAGGAGACAGAGGGCTACCACAAGAAGTACCATAAGGACGAGTACCACAAGGACCACCACTTCTACGACGACCATCACAAGGAGGGCAAACATCACAAGCACGGCCATCACCACGGACACCACGAGAAGAAGGGCGGTGGCCACAAGAAGGGCGGCCATCACCATTCCGGTCACCACGAGCACCACCACGGCAAGAAGGGCCATCACGACAAGCACCACTACGACGAGGACCACAAGGGACACAAGGGCCACCACGGCCACGAGGagcaccaccaccaccaccacgacCACGGCAAGAAGGGCGGCCACGAAGACCACAAGCACTGGGGCTTCCATCATGGCAAACACTGA